In the Herpetosiphon gulosus genome, one interval contains:
- a CDS encoding cobalamin B12-binding domain-containing protein, with amino-acid sequence MERPIRVLVAKPGLDGHDRGAKVIARALRDAGMEVIYTGLQQTPQMIVEAALQEDVDCIGLSILSGAHMTLLPKITTMLRENDGADILVVAGGIISDEDAAILRKDHGIAGIFGPGSSTHAIIDFIREHVERSSVEG; translated from the coding sequence ATGGAACGACCAATTCGGGTGTTAGTGGCCAAACCAGGGCTTGATGGCCACGACCGTGGCGCAAAAGTGATCGCCCGTGCCTTGCGTGATGCAGGCATGGAAGTTATTTATACAGGGTTGCAACAAACCCCCCAAATGATCGTTGAAGCCGCCTTGCAAGAAGATGTTGATTGCATTGGCTTGTCGATTCTCTCAGGTGCGCATATGACCTTGCTGCCCAAAATCACCACGATGCTGCGCGAAAACGATGGCGCGGATATTTTGGTCGTGGCTGGCGGCATTATCTCCGATGAAGATGCAGCAATCTTGCGCAAGGATCATGGGATTGCGGGAATTTTCGGGCCTGGCTCTTCGACCCATGCAATTATCGATTTTATTCGTGAGCATGTTGAGCGTAGCTCGGTAGAAGGGTAG